The Synergistaceae bacterium genome window below encodes:
- a CDS encoding aspartate/glutamate racemase family protein — MKIKLINPDYGMSAEDLRAREKMLARVCEPGTVLHMECLTRTKVVIDSLRDVALASPEILDIALRAEKEGFDAVVLYCFSDPALAACREQLTIPAVGSAQAAILLAASLGYRLSIVTLTSARVSEKRAFLRSCGLDEGRIASVRGLDKIFAPEDGHSDEILQYLEKTALSCVKEDGADVVILGCLSLAGKGEGLSRVIGAPVVDPAFAGVSAACQMVRLGLSHSKRAYPFPPRMF; from the coding sequence ATGAAGATCAAACTGATCAATCCGGATTACGGAATGTCGGCGGAAGACCTGCGGGCGCGGGAAAAAATGCTGGCCAGGGTCTGCGAGCCGGGGACGGTTCTTCACATGGAATGCCTGACCCGAACAAAGGTCGTCATCGACTCGCTTCGGGACGTGGCCCTGGCCTCGCCGGAAATTCTGGACATCGCCCTGCGGGCGGAAAAAGAGGGCTTCGACGCCGTGGTTCTGTATTGCTTCAGCGACCCGGCGCTGGCCGCGTGCCGGGAGCAGCTGACCATTCCGGCGGTGGGCAGCGCGCAGGCGGCGATCCTTCTGGCCGCGTCTCTGGGCTATCGTCTTTCCATCGTCACCCTGACCTCAGCCCGGGTCTCCGAAAAGCGGGCGTTCCTTCGATCCTGCGGCCTCGACGAGGGAAGAATCGCCTCCGTCCGGGGTCTGGACAAAATTTTTGCCCCTGAGGACGGACATTCCGACGAGATTTTGCAGTATCTGGAAAAAACCGCTCTGTCCTGCGTGAAGGAGGACGGCGCCGACGTGGTGATTCTGGGCTGCCTGAGCCTTGCGGGCAAAGGAGAGGGGCTGTCCCGCGTCATCGGCGCGCCGGTGGTCGATCCCGCCTTCGCCGGAGTGAGCGCCGCCTGTCAGATGGTCCGGCTGGGGCTCTCTCACAGCAAACGAGCCTACCCCTTTCCTCCCCGCATGTTTTAA
- a CDS encoding amidinotransferase: MLEIRDSLTQKIDDYGEQWFADSSTFEDNLVSVWGRKWSVTSEVGKLRVVLLRRPGKEIEIVKNPADWRWKAVMDPARARDQHDAMAEAYRSCGADVFYVEDQREDRPNALFMRDNVLGTPEGAILCRQATAFRRGEERAISAAIAKIGCPIVRTISGKGVFEGACGMWIDRETIILGTGVRSNEEGVRQVEEVLRGMGVVNILRFQIPWGHAHLDGLMNPVDRKKVLIFPWQVPYDIVDALKHRGFKILEAPSLEEVKNGSAVNFVALEPGRILAPKGNAQTKAFLEQNGVEVLEVEIDELRKGFGALHCMTAALARDPL, encoded by the coding sequence ATGCTCGAAATCAGGGACTCGCTGACGCAAAAAATAGATGATTACGGTGAACAGTGGTTTGCGGATTCTTCCACATTCGAGGACAACCTCGTTTCCGTGTGGGGACGCAAATGGAGCGTCACGTCCGAGGTGGGGAAACTGCGGGTCGTTCTGCTGCGGCGTCCCGGCAAAGAGATAGAAATCGTCAAAAATCCCGCGGACTGGCGCTGGAAAGCCGTGATGGATCCGGCCAGGGCGCGGGATCAGCACGACGCCATGGCCGAGGCCTATCGATCCTGCGGGGCCGACGTCTTCTACGTGGAAGATCAGCGTGAAGACCGACCCAACGCCCTCTTCATGCGAGACAACGTGCTGGGAACTCCGGAAGGGGCCATCCTCTGCCGTCAGGCCACGGCGTTCCGCAGAGGCGAAGAACGGGCCATCTCCGCCGCCATTGCGAAGATCGGCTGTCCCATCGTCCGCACGATTTCGGGAAAGGGAGTTTTCGAAGGGGCCTGCGGAATGTGGATCGACAGAGAGACCATCATCCTCGGAACCGGCGTTCGCAGCAACGAGGAAGGCGTCCGTCAGGTGGAGGAAGTTCTGCGGGGCATGGGAGTCGTGAACATTCTGCGTTTTCAGATTCCCTGGGGACACGCCCATCTGGACGGCCTGATGAACCCGGTGGACCGAAAAAAGGTTCTGATTTTCCCCTGGCAGGTTCCCTACGACATCGTTGACGCCCTGAAACACAGAGGATTCAAAATACTTGAGGCCCCCTCCCTGGAAGAGGTGAAAAACGGCTCCGCCGTCAACTTTGTGGCGCTGGAACCGGGGCGGATCCTCGCTCCGAAGGGCAACGCCCAAACCAAAGCCTTCCTCGAACAGAACGGCGTCGAGGTCCTGGAGGTGGAGATCGACGAACTGAGAAAAGGCTTCGGAGCCCTCCACTGCATGACGGCGGCTCTGGCGAGAGATCCTCTTTAA